In one window of Candidatus Methanoplasma cognatum DNA:
- a CDS encoding right-handed parallel beta-helix repeat-containing protein yields MRTDKKKVIGRGKCSSSKLLLTAALAVAMLAVAVAALMAPTAVAASGDDVPYMDENGVMQICPTAIVLEGGGATVLSDGWYLASGMVSYDTLTISGSDVHLILEDGCDMTVMSPAGAGILVTGADSLTIYAQSAGTGMLTANGGSDGGAGIGGSGGGNGGAITINGGVVTATGGGSGSGGAGIGGGQGGNGGAITINGGIITANGGGNGGGGNGGAGIGGGSGGNGTTTIINGGAVTATGGGNGGGAGGAGIGGGQNNGGSGGSGGTIIINGGTVTANGGGSSGSGGAGIGGGRNTSGGPSGSVAITGGTVTATGGGPGSDGIGGGNGGAGATVRIIGGSVLATAGPGGDPVDVRPTNYALDDLYLFTVTVDPALGGRDVIITDLTGAASYYIFKDIVTDSAGKIYLWLPVGITNMSLAVGSKIYDATMTVPLVSPDDTGALTATLSSLVPYVDVNGDMQVSPSAPSVLTPGAHGATALAAGWYYADGIFTYSGTITINGDVHLVLANDAVMNTWGDYTIFEGGFTVTPGSSLSIYSQPEEAGYDMGRVVEQNGDAVLLLNGSALLNTAHISAVLSSYFGVWGDIAAAVAVTNGVTGTIQGGDTGILIDGRASVVNMGAVTGANGVWLAGFDGSAGDVFSNYGLIQGATGGTGVYVQSGTDVLLENYGTITAGEAGIFLIVSGEVENHGYIAATDATDSYGVYAYASTTVSNTVSGAGTGVITGAYGVFIRVGNASDTITNTGGLIEGTDPVVGVGVKVEGGAGMLVTNINRLPDIGTIIGALHGIEMPSGAVDNEGRIQGGSAASQYGVYVTGSATIDNAANATITGHGGVRIGNFVGGPGNDTFANNGLIEGTTGDGVHIDAGSDVLITNNSGGEIKGGNHGIYLASGIVGNNGYIEGGTAAGQYGVYVTGSATINNPAGHMITGHGGVYIGNFVGGPGNDTFANSGLIEGTSGNGVQIDAGTDVLITNNGVVTGGTNGIYLASGTVGNNGYIEGGTAAGQYGVYVTGSATINNPAGHTIMGHGGVYIGNFVGGPGNDTFANNGRIEGTSGMGVQVVSGTDVLITNNGVVTGGTHGVAIQSGAVVNNGSIVGVVNNGVTGSSAEVSNNAGGYIKGGEIGISIGNGSVDNAGYVEGGAGFDHYGLYVAGSATIDNAAGATITGRVGVYIGDFDGGADTFDNSGLIEGIWSDGVQIDDGTDILITNDGSITGLGGGHGVYLNVSGAVHNEGGIAGLSTGIYAEASADIYNAASGVISGYTGVRIEDFVGFDGTAGDTFVNYGLIDGTSGSGVFIAAGSDVLVENGAGGVINGINNGIEMAEGTVYNYGTVYCAPGGEYGIRIGGAGSVRNNTGGYIEGPSGIMAGWLDYGDYEITNYGTIKGSPSNGIEVADGDIPFVNNYGTIIGDSSGIVFVSYSFYARVDNSNAGSITGGDDGIAFMGVSGGVVNNYAPTSVIVGGNNGILANTAGSLTDVINNGSITGTAGDGVQLAGGGLIENHGGITGGANGIVAADAADFMNDSTVSGNVVLNGTGNFVVSVPGSVITGDLSLGPLSSLLFVDTPGAPPVYLTVGGNTDIGNAVVDIDPVGLPAGLVPGDTLVLIDGSAGTMTGTPANTTLAVGGYNFRIEVNGDQLTAVVFIPATSPTSRTYYVTATSDSSSSLSPVGKVAVTGGTSQTFAFSANAGYVVSSVTVDGMALSQADIDLGQYTFRNVGTNHSIDVKSRVAGNVPIRIGTGDGGHAEYSVNGGAFQRYTTGTTFPEGSQVTLRAVADDGYEFEEWVIGGAFYYTQEITLDSSMLAGDIQLYFTGGPDDGYLIWIVIAVVIAALILLTIIFVLYRRKGSEAGRS; encoded by the coding sequence ATGCGAACAGACAAAAAGAAAGTTATAGGGAGGGGAAAATGCTCATCAAGTAAGCTGTTGCTGACAGCGGCGCTCGCGGTGGCGATGCTAGCGGTCGCCGTCGCGGCGCTTATGGCGCCGACGGCGGTCGCCGCCTCCGGGGACGACGTCCCTTATATGGATGAGAATGGAGTAATGCAGATTTGCCCGACGGCCATCGTGCTGGAGGGCGGCGGTGCGACTGTGCTGAGCGACGGGTGGTATCTCGCGAGCGGCATGGTCAGCTATGACACATTGACAATAAGCGGCAGCGATGTCCACCTGATACTTGAGGACGGTTGCGACATGACCGTGATGTCCCCTGCCGGCGCGGGCATCCTCGTCACAGGGGCTGATAGCCTGACGATATACGCCCAGTCGGCAGGGACGGGTATGCTCACAGCCAACGGCGGTAGCGACGGCGGCGCGGGCATCGGCGGCTCCGGCGGCGGCAACGGCGGCGCGATAACCATCAACGGTGGTGTCGTCACGGCCACCGGCGGCGGCAGCGGCAGCGGCGGCGCGGGCATCGGCGGCGGGCAGGGCGGCAACGGCGGCGCGATAACCATCAACGGCGGCATCATCACGGCCAACGGCGGCGGCAACGGCGGCGGCGGCAACGGCGGCGCGGGCATCGGCGGCGGCTCCGGCGGCAACGGCACCACCACCATAATCAACGGCGGCGCGGTCACGGCCACCGGCGGCGGCAACGGCGGCGGCGCAGGCGGCGCAGGCATCGGCGGCGGGCAGAACAACGGCGGCTCCGGCGGCTCCGGCGGCACCATTATCATCAACGGCGGCACGGTCACGGCCAACGGCGGCGGTTCCAGCGGCTCCGGCGGCGCGGGCATCGGCGGCGGGAGGAACACCAGCGGCGGCCCCAGCGGCTCGGTCGCCATCACCGGCGGCACGGTCACGGCCACCGGCGGCGGCCCCGGCAGCGATGGCATCGGCGGCGGCAACGGCGGCGCGGGCGCAACGGTCAGGATCATAGGCGGCAGCGTCCTCGCCACCGCGGGGCCAGGCGGCGACCCTGTTGACGTCAGGCCGACGAACTACGCTCTGGACGACCTCTACTTATTCACAGTCACAGTGGACCCCGCTCTGGGGGGCAGGGATGTAATCATCACGGACCTGACCGGCGCGGCATCATACTATATCTTCAAAGACATCGTGACGGACTCGGCGGGCAAGATATACCTGTGGCTCCCGGTGGGGATCACGAACATGAGCCTGGCGGTTGGCAGCAAGATATACGACGCGACCATGACCGTGCCCTTGGTGTCACCAGATGATACAGGCGCGCTCACGGCGACCCTGTCTTCGCTCGTGCCCTACGTCGACGTGAACGGCGACATGCAGGTTTCGCCCTCAGCGCCCTCCGTGCTGACGCCGGGCGCCCATGGCGCCACGGCGCTGGCAGCAGGATGGTACTACGCCGACGGCATCTTCACCTACTCGGGCACCATCACTATCAACGGCGACGTGCACCTAGTCCTGGCGAACGACGCGGTGATGAACACCTGGGGCGACTATACGATCTTTGAGGGCGGCTTCACGGTCACGCCGGGGAGCAGCCTGTCTATCTACTCCCAGCCCGAGGAGGCCGGCTACGACATGGGCAGGGTCGTAGAGCAGAACGGGGATGCCGTCTTACTGCTCAATGGCTCCGCGCTCCTCAACACCGCCCACATATCCGCCGTACTGTCTTCATACTTTGGCGTATGGGGGGACATTGCTGCCGCGGTCGCCGTCACCAACGGCGTCACAGGCACAATCCAAGGCGGCGACACTGGAATCCTCATCGATGGCCGCGCCTCGGTGGTCAACATGGGGGCGGTGACCGGGGCCAACGGGGTCTGGTTAGCGGGATTCGACGGGTCGGCGGGGGACGTCTTCTCCAACTATGGCCTTATACAGGGCGCAACGGGAGGCACCGGGGTGTACGTCCAGAGCGGGACGGACGTACTCCTCGAGAACTATGGCACCATCACGGCCGGCGAAGCCGGCATCTTCCTCATCGTCAGCGGTGAGGTCGAGAACCACGGATACATCGCGGCGACCGACGCGACCGACAGCTATGGCGTGTACGCTTACGCCTCAACCACTGTCAGCAACACCGTGTCGGGCGCGGGCACAGGCGTGATCACAGGCGCCTATGGGGTGTTCATCAGAGTGGGGAACGCCTCGGACACTATCACCAACACCGGCGGCCTGATCGAGGGCACCGACCCAGTGGTAGGGGTAGGCGTCAAGGTCGAAGGAGGGGCAGGCATGCTGGTCACCAACATCAACCGCCTCCCTGACATTGGCACGATCATCGGCGCGTTGCACGGCATAGAGATGCCGAGCGGGGCGGTCGACAACGAGGGCCGCATCCAGGGCGGTTCCGCGGCGAGCCAGTACGGAGTGTACGTCACAGGCTCCGCGACCATTGACAATGCCGCCAACGCGACCATAACCGGTCACGGCGGGGTGCGCATCGGGAACTTCGTCGGCGGGCCGGGGAACGACACGTTCGCCAACAATGGCCTGATAGAGGGCACGACAGGCGACGGGGTGCACATCGACGCCGGGTCCGACGTCCTCATTACCAACAACAGCGGCGGCGAGATCAAAGGCGGTAACCACGGTATCTACCTCGCCAGCGGCATAGTGGGCAACAATGGCTATATCGAGGGCGGCACGGCGGCTGGCCAGTACGGAGTGTACGTTACCGGCTCTGCCACGATAAACAACCCAGCCGGCCACATGATAACGGGCCATGGCGGGGTTTACATCGGGAACTTCGTCGGCGGGCCGGGGAACGACACGTTCGCCAACAGCGGCCTGATCGAGGGCACGTCGGGGAACGGTGTTCAGATTGATGCTGGGACAGATGTCCTGATAACCAATAACGGCGTGGTCACAGGAGGCACCAACGGTATCTACCTCGCCAGCGGCACAGTGGGCAACAATGGCTATATCGAGGGCGGCACGGCGGCTGGCCAGTACGGAGTGTACGTTACCGGCTCTGCCACGATAAACAACCCAGCCGGCCATACCATAATGGGCCACGGCGGGGTGTACATCGGGAACTTCGTCGGCGGGCCGGGTAACGACACGTTCGCCAACAACGGTCGTATCGAGGGCACGTCGGGAATGGGCGTGCAAGTCGTGAGCGGGACAGATGTCCTGATAACCAATAACGGCGTGGTCACAGGAGGCACCCACGGGGTCGCCATTCAGAGCGGGGCGGTCGTCAACAACGGCTCGATCGTCGGTGTCGTCAACAACGGCGTCACCGGCTCCTCTGCTGAGGTCAGCAACAACGCAGGAGGCTACATAAAAGGCGGTGAGATCGGCATCTCCATCGGCAACGGCTCTGTGGACAACGCGGGCTATGTCGAGGGCGGCGCGGGGTTCGACCACTACGGCTTGTACGTAGCGGGGTCGGCGACGATAGACAACGCCGCCGGCGCAACCATCACGGGCCGCGTCGGAGTGTATATCGGCGACTTCGACGGCGGGGCGGACACCTTTGACAACTCCGGCCTGATCGAGGGGATATGGTCTGACGGCGTGCAGATAGACGATGGAACAGACATCCTGATAACCAATGACGGCTCGATTACGGGCTTGGGCGGCGGCCATGGAGTGTACCTCAACGTCAGCGGCGCTGTTCACAACGAGGGCGGGATCGCAGGTCTCAGCACCGGAATCTACGCCGAGGCCTCCGCCGATATATACAACGCCGCTAGCGGGGTGATCTCAGGCTACACGGGGGTACGCATAGAGGACTTCGTCGGGTTCGACGGGACGGCAGGCGACACCTTCGTCAACTACGGTCTGATAGACGGCACTTCCGGGAGCGGCGTGTTCATCGCCGCCGGGAGCGACGTCCTCGTCGAGAACGGCGCCGGCGGTGTCATCAACGGCATCAACAACGGGATAGAGATGGCTGAGGGCACGGTGTACAACTACGGCACTGTCTACTGCGCCCCCGGCGGCGAGTACGGCATCCGCATCGGCGGCGCTGGCTCGGTGAGAAACAACACGGGAGGCTACATCGAGGGCCCCAGCGGCATCATGGCCGGCTGGCTAGACTACGGCGACTACGAGATAACCAACTACGGCACCATCAAGGGCAGCCCGAGCAACGGCATTGAGGTCGCCGATGGGGACATACCATTCGTAAACAACTACGGCACGATCATAGGCGACTCGTCGGGTATAGTGTTCGTCTCGTACTCCTTTTATGCAAGGGTGGACAACTCCAACGCAGGTTCCATCACAGGCGGCGACGACGGCATAGCCTTCATGGGCGTCAGCGGAGGCGTGGTCAACAACTACGCCCCGACCTCGGTCATCGTGGGCGGGAACAACGGGATACTTGCCAACACCGCGGGCAGCTTGACAGATGTGATCAACAACGGCTCCATCACCGGCACGGCAGGCGACGGCGTCCAGCTCGCCGGCGGGGGCCTAATCGAGAACCACGGGGGCATAACCGGAGGGGCCAACGGCATAGTCGCGGCAGACGCGGCCGACTTCATGAACGACAGCACGGTGTCCGGCAATGTCGTGCTGAACGGCACCGGCAACTTCGTGGTGTCCGTCCCAGGCAGTGTGATCACGGGTGATCTCTCCCTTGGCCCGCTGTCGTCGCTGTTGTTTGTTGACACCCCCGGCGCCCCCCCTGTCTACTTGACAGTTGGCGGCAACACGGACATAGGCAACGCGGTCGTCGACATCGACCCGGTCGGGCTGCCTGCCGGCCTTGTCCCCGGCGATACCCTCGTCCTCATCGACGGGAGCGCCGGGACTATGACGGGGACGCCTGCTAACACGACGCTCGCCGTCGGAGGATACAACTTCCGGATAGAGGTGAATGGCGATCAGCTGACCGCCGTGGTGTTCATACCTGCCACGTCCCCCACTTCAAGGACGTACTACGTGACCGCGACGTCGGACTCGTCCTCGAGTCTATCCCCTGTCGGAAAGGTGGCTGTGACCGGCGGGACGAGCCAGACGTTCGCTTTCTCGGCGAACGCCGGCTATGTCGTGTCTTCAGTGACCGTGGACGGCATGGCGCTCTCGCAGGCCGACATAGACCTGGGGCAGTACACCTTCCGTAACGTGGGCACGAATCACTCCATAGACGTGAAGAGCAGGGTGGCCGGCAACGTGCCCATCAGGATAGGCACGGGCGACGGCGGCCACGCCGAGTACAGCGTGAACGGCGGCGCGTTCCAGAGGTACACAACAGGGACAACCTTCCCGGAGGGCTCCCAGGTGACCCTGAGGGCGGTCGCCGACGACGGCTACGAGTTCGAGGAATGGGTTATCGGCGGCGCTTTCTACTACACACAGGAGATTACCCTCGACAGCAGCATGCTGGCAGGGGACATCCAGCTCTACTTCACCGGCGGCCCCGACGACGGCTACCTGATATGGATAGTCATCGCTGTTGTGATCGCCGCGCTGATACTGCTGACGATCATATTTGTGCTGTACAGGAGGAAGGGCTCGGAGGCCGGGCGCAGCTGA
- a CDS encoding PDDEXK nuclease domain-containing protein translates to MAKDHSDFKEILSIIERTRENVFRSVNRELISMYLDIGQYVSEKVAAGNWGKSIVQSLSQSIQSHFMGIKGFSPQNIWRMKQFYELYKGNEKLSPLVREISWTNNILIMMAARTDEEREFYLLLSAKNNYSKRELERQISSSLYERTMISAERDQPALFQNTQHALLRDSYVLEFLDIPERHKEKELRRAIIANMRDFILEFGKTFTFVGEEYRIQVGSTDFSIDLLFYNRELSCLVAVELKAGHFKPEHMGQLEFYLEALDRDVKRPDENPSVGLILCTGKDDAVVEYSMSRSMSPALVAAYQLCLPDKALLESKLRELKEFAELEESDEEEN, encoded by the coding sequence ATGGCAAAAGACCATTCCGATTTCAAAGAGATCTTATCCATCATCGAACGTACTCGCGAGAACGTTTTTCGCTCCGTGAACCGTGAACTCATCTCAATGTATTTGGATATCGGGCAGTATGTCAGTGAAAAGGTTGCCGCCGGTAATTGGGGAAAGTCTATAGTGCAGAGCCTTTCACAATCAATCCAATCGCATTTTATGGGAATAAAAGGCTTTTCTCCCCAGAATATATGGCGCATGAAACAGTTCTATGAGTTGTATAAAGGGAATGAAAAACTCTCGCCACTGGTGAGAGAAATCAGCTGGACCAACAACATCCTGATAATGATGGCGGCGAGAACTGACGAGGAGCGGGAATTTTACCTGTTACTCTCGGCAAAGAACAACTACTCCAAACGCGAGCTGGAGCGGCAGATCAGCAGCAGTCTGTATGAACGGACAATGATCTCCGCAGAGAGAGACCAACCCGCCCTCTTTCAGAACACCCAGCATGCCTTATTGCGCGATAGCTATGTGCTTGAGTTTCTGGACATCCCCGAGCGTCACAAAGAAAAAGAACTTCGCAGGGCGATCATAGCCAACATGCGTGACTTCATCCTCGAATTTGGTAAAACCTTCACATTCGTCGGCGAGGAATACCGCATACAAGTAGGCAGCACAGACTTCAGCATTGATCTGTTGTTCTATAACCGCGAATTGTCATGCCTTGTTGCCGTCGAGCTGAAGGCCGGCCATTTCAAGCCGGAACATATGGGGCAGCTTGAGTTCTACCTTGAAGCTCTCGACCGTGATGTGAAAAGGCCGGACGAAAATCCAAGCGTGGGACTCATACTTTGCACGGGAAAGGATGACGCCGTTGTGGAATATTCCATGAGCCGCAGCATGTCCCCTGCGCTCGTGGCCGCATACCAGTTGTGCCTTCCCGATAAGGCTTTGCTTGAAAGCAAGCTACGAGAACTGAAAGAGTTCGCAGAGTTAGAAGAAAGCGACGAGGAAGAGAATTAG
- a CDS encoding pyridoxamine 5'-phosphate oxidase family protein produces MLKDAEQTIGNLIDKQGVSFISSVDGDGFPNTKAMLPPSRREGIKTFYYHTNTSSMRVSQYRKDPKACIYFCDKRFFRGVMLKGTMEVLEDAASKEMLWGDKYTMYYSQGVSDPDYCVLRFTANMGRYYSNFSSQDFKIE; encoded by the coding sequence ATGCTTAAGGACGCAGAACAGACGATCGGCAACCTGATCGATAAACAGGGAGTATCATTCATAAGCTCGGTGGACGGAGACGGTTTTCCCAACACGAAGGCCATGCTGCCGCCGAGCAGGCGCGAGGGAATAAAGACATTCTATTACCACACGAACACTTCATCAATGCGGGTATCTCAGTACCGGAAGGATCCCAAAGCATGCATCTACTTCTGCGACAAAAGGTTCTTCAGAGGCGTGATGCTGAAAGGTACGATGGAGGTGCTGGAGGACGCTGCAAGCAAAGAGATGCTGTGGGGTGATAAGTACACAATGTATTATTCTCAAGGGGTCAGCGACCCGGACTACTGCGTTCTGAGGTTCACTGCGAACATGGGAAGGTACTACTCAAACTTCAGTTCGCAGGACTTTAAGATCGAGTGA
- a CDS encoding Zn-ribbon domain-containing OB-fold protein, with translation MSSVARAWREFPGKYNLEGTKCGNCGTVFFPKRDFCPKCRREGIGKMQKHKVQREGEIFSFSVIYEAPACNSFLKPYAVAMVRTKDGVLISGQLVDVELEKIAIGMPVRAVLRKLDEDGAAGVINYGFKFVPIV, from the coding sequence ATGTCATCGGTAGCAAGAGCATGGAGAGAGTTCCCGGGTAAATACAACCTTGAGGGAACGAAATGCGGGAACTGCGGGACGGTGTTCTTCCCTAAGCGCGACTTCTGCCCGAAGTGCCGCAGGGAAGGGATCGGGAAGATGCAGAAGCACAAAGTGCAGAGGGAAGGAGAGATATTCTCATTCTCGGTCATCTACGAGGCCCCGGCGTGCAACAGCTTCCTTAAGCCGTATGCCGTCGCGATGGTCAGGACCAAGGACGGGGTGCTGATTTCCGGACAGCTCGTCGACGTGGAGCTGGAGAAGATCGCCATCGGCATGCCGGTGCGCGCGGTCCTCAGGAAACTGGACGAGGACGGGGCGGCAGGCGTCATAAACTACGGATTCAAGTTCGTACCCATCGTGTAA
- a CDS encoding thiolase domain-containing protein: protein MREVAIIGVGATKFGELWDNSFRSIGIEAGMKAIEDANLSGSEIDGLFIGNMSAGRFINQKHIDALIADYSGMATHNIPAVRVEAGGASGGVAFGQAVMAVASGIHNTVLVGGAEKMTDQDDTSINTAMDATADAEWEAGMGLTLASLYAMIARRVMHEGTATREEIASVAVNSHFHGALNPGAQFRKEVALEVVMKSGPVADPLGMFDCAPITDGAAAVVLCPLEEAKKHTDSYVKVSAFAQGSDTLALSQRPDITTFGATVAASKRAYEMAGITASDISVAEIHDDFSIAGILALQDLGFYKKGTAGKAFLNGETRVGGGKVAINTSGGLKARGYPIGAAGVAQIVEIAEQLRGKADKRQVANAKYGLAQSVGGTGSAVTVSIMEAV, encoded by the coding sequence ATGAGAGAAGTAGCGATAATAGGAGTGGGAGCGACGAAGTTCGGAGAACTTTGGGACAACTCGTTCAGGAGCATCGGCATAGAGGCCGGAATGAAAGCGATAGAGGACGCCAACCTCTCCGGCAGCGAGATAGACGGCCTTTTCATAGGGAATATGTCGGCCGGACGTTTCATCAACCAGAAGCACATCGACGCCCTGATCGCCGACTATTCGGGAATGGCGACACACAACATACCCGCAGTAAGGGTAGAAGCTGGAGGGGCGTCCGGCGGAGTGGCGTTCGGACAGGCGGTGATGGCAGTTGCCTCCGGAATACACAACACCGTGCTCGTAGGAGGCGCGGAGAAGATGACCGACCAGGATGACACTTCGATCAATACCGCCATGGACGCTACCGCAGATGCGGAGTGGGAGGCCGGAATGGGTCTTACCCTTGCGTCCCTGTATGCGATGATCGCAAGAAGGGTCATGCACGAGGGCACGGCGACCCGCGAAGAGATCGCCTCAGTCGCGGTGAACAGTCACTTCCACGGCGCACTCAACCCCGGAGCGCAGTTCAGAAAAGAGGTAGCTTTAGAGGTGGTAATGAAATCCGGCCCGGTCGCAGACCCCCTCGGCATGTTCGACTGCGCGCCCATCACCGACGGCGCAGCGGCGGTCGTCCTGTGCCCGCTGGAGGAAGCGAAGAAGCACACAGACAGTTATGTGAAGGTATCCGCGTTCGCGCAGGGCAGCGATACCCTGGCACTGTCCCAGAGGCCTGACATCACCACATTCGGAGCCACCGTCGCCGCCTCCAAGAGAGCATATGAGATGGCGGGCATAACCGCATCCGATATCTCCGTCGCAGAGATACACGACGACTTCAGCATTGCCGGCATACTTGCGCTGCAGGACCTCGGATTCTATAAGAAAGGAACGGCCGGTAAGGCGTTCCTCAACGGAGAGACACGGGTCGGCGGCGGAAAGGTCGCCATCAACACATCCGGCGGCCTTAAGGCAAGAGGTTACCCCATCGGGGCGGCCGGCGTCGCACAGATAGTGGAGATCGCCGAGCAGCTGAGAGGCAAAGCGGATAAGAGGCAGGTTGCGAACGCTAAATACGGGCTTGCGCAGAGTGTCGGCGGAACAGGTTCAGCCGTCACCGTGAGCATAATGGAGGCGGTCTGA
- a CDS encoding hydroxymethylglutaryl-CoA synthase: MDVGIVSYGAYIPRYRIKPEELGRIWGVDGKGMGKGLMIYQKSVPGIDEDVITISTEAARYMMARVPEVNPHDIGALYVGSESHPYAVKPTATIVAEAIEATPALTAADLEFACKAGTAGIQACMGMVASNMIKYGVAIGADTAQGAPGDALEFSASAGGAAFLIGSEKVIAKINKTVSFTTDTPDFWRREGQPYPLHGGRFTGDPAYFKHITSAAKMLLKEMGTTPKDYKYAIFHQPNGKFPTRVAGMVGFEQEQIEAGLLTPNIGNTYSGAVPLGLAAVLDKAEPGDRIFVTSYGSGAGSDAFDITVTDEIKNYKRQNAPTVAKVMENPVYVDYGLYTKFRKMIVMPEG, encoded by the coding sequence ATGGATGTAGGAATTGTAAGCTACGGCGCGTACATCCCCCGTTACAGGATCAAACCCGAGGAGCTCGGAAGGATCTGGGGAGTGGACGGCAAAGGAATGGGGAAAGGACTGATGATCTACCAGAAGTCCGTTCCCGGTATAGACGAAGATGTGATAACGATATCGACCGAGGCCGCCAGATATATGATGGCGAGGGTCCCGGAGGTCAACCCGCACGATATCGGCGCATTGTACGTGGGGTCCGAATCCCACCCATATGCGGTCAAGCCGACCGCGACGATAGTCGCCGAGGCAATAGAAGCGACGCCGGCCCTGACGGCCGCCGACCTGGAGTTCGCATGCAAGGCGGGGACCGCCGGAATCCAGGCCTGCATGGGAATGGTGGCGTCCAACATGATAAAATACGGAGTTGCGATCGGCGCGGACACGGCCCAGGGAGCGCCGGGGGACGCTTTGGAGTTCTCCGCATCCGCCGGAGGGGCGGCCTTCCTGATAGGCAGCGAGAAGGTCATCGCCAAGATCAATAAGACGGTCAGTTTCACCACCGACACCCCCGACTTCTGGAGGAGGGAGGGGCAGCCGTACCCTCTCCACGGAGGAAGGTTCACCGGGGACCCGGCATACTTCAAGCACATAACGTCCGCAGCGAAGATGCTTCTCAAGGAGATGGGCACCACTCCTAAAGACTACAAATACGCCATATTCCACCAGCCCAACGGAAAGTTCCCCACAAGGGTAGCCGGAATGGTGGGATTCGAGCAGGAGCAGATAGAAGCCGGCCTGCTTACGCCCAACATCGGGAACACATACAGCGGAGCCGTCCCTCTGGGTCTCGCCGCCGTTCTGGACAAGGCCGAGCCCGGCGACAGGATATTCGTCACGTCATACGGCTCCGGAGCCGGAAGCGACGCCTTCGATATCACGGTCACCGATGAGATAAAGAATTACAAGAGACAGAACGCACCGACAGTCGCGAAAGTGATGGAGAACCCCGTCTACGTTGACTACGGATTATACACGAAGTTCAGAAAGATGATCGTGATGCCGGAGGGATGA
- a CDS encoding helix-turn-helix domain-containing protein, whose amino-acid sequence MVDEFKEKIAGEITLSSEPGKTIRKWREEFKLSQHQLADAMGISHSVISDYESGRRRSPGVNVIKKMVDAFIKLDSENGSPVASRYLPEMKLECIIAMDEFLGGIDEQRFIEAIGGRNLNTEKMPAKRVYGYTIVDSLKAILSLGSEDYLKIYGWSIERALIFTNVHFGRSPMVAIRAHPLTPAMVVYQQPEKTDPLAIKLAKLESIPLVVTKLSVEELVEKMNILKEGK is encoded by the coding sequence ATGGTCGATGAGTTCAAGGAGAAAATCGCAGGGGAGATAACCCTGTCCTCCGAGCCGGGAAAGACCATCCGCAAGTGGAGGGAGGAATTCAAACTGTCCCAACACCAGCTTGCGGATGCTATGGGCATCTCGCATTCCGTGATAAGTGATTATGAGTCCGGACGCAGAAGATCGCCTGGGGTCAACGTCATCAAAAAGATGGTGGACGCCTTCATAAAACTGGACTCTGAGAACGGCTCTCCTGTGGCCTCGCGCTACTTACCCGAAATGAAGCTCGAATGCATCATTGCCATGGATGAATTCTTAGGGGGCATTGATGAGCAGAGGTTCATAGAGGCGATCGGCGGTAGGAACCTGAACACGGAGAAGATGCCTGCCAAGAGGGTCTACGGATACACCATCGTGGACTCTCTGAAGGCCATCCTCAGCCTGGGTTCGGAAGATTACCTGAAGATATACGGATGGAGCATCGAAAGAGCCCTGATCTTTACGAACGTGCACTTCGGACGCTCTCCCATGGTCGCCATAAGGGCACACCCCCTCACGCCGGCAATGGTCGTGTACCAGCAACCAGAAAAAACGGATCCGCTCGCGATAAAGCTGGCAAAGCTCGAGAGCATCCCGCTGGTCGTTACCAAGCTCAGCGTTGAAGAACTTGTGGAAAAAATGAACATACTTAAGGAAGGGAAATAA
- a CDS encoding carboxymuconolactone decarboxylase family protein: protein MPCNDPDKHYCEMCSDMGGFAPDTLKGIKELNPGFLENLHMMEKFMTEDKALDRKTKRLIALACVAIRMCDDCIYPQAKVAKNYGASKEEIIEAIQVAVLTGGVPCWSSAKEGIAKLFAEWDRTDL, encoded by the coding sequence ATGCCATGCAACGATCCCGACAAGCATTACTGTGAGATGTGCAGCGACATGGGAGGGTTCGCGCCGGACACTCTCAAGGGGATAAAAGAGCTTAACCCCGGGTTTCTGGAGAACCTGCACATGATGGAAAAGTTCATGACCGAAGATAAAGCGCTGGACAGGAAGACCAAAAGGCTGATCGCGCTTGCATGTGTCGCCATAAGGATGTGCGACGACTGCATCTATCCTCAGGCAAAGGTCGCCAAGAACTACGGGGCGAGCAAAGAGGAGATAATCGAAGCGATACAGGTAGCGGTGCTTACCGGCGGGGTCCCATGCTGGTCCTCCGCAAAGGAAGGTATCGCGAAGCTTTTCGCGGAATGGGACCGGACAGATCTGTGA